From a single Solanum dulcamara chromosome 4, daSolDulc1.2, whole genome shotgun sequence genomic region:
- the LOC129884055 gene encoding uncharacterized protein LOC129884055 — MIVGDESQKTLVTGINNLGLYASTSELVAMYSRIGNSSGGTPKNPATRWWGILQISSKKERLRVQTWSMQTPIALQINLSSQSGSRANAPDYNKANNAGKALCVTENSDVWIVDTGATNHMVSKLQMLLKESVLQLNTPKDVCLPNCGITKELYTGKVKEVGREEGGMYLLWNQFTQSDASKAKESAYSVDAGSFTDKKSDIELWHKRLGHVSSTYTKNQFDKVVKVLRSDNGTEFVNSVCDNIFKTLGIIYQRSCPYTPQQNRVTERKHRHLLEVTRALKFQAKIPIRFWGHCVLAAAYLINRLPSSVLQFQSPYERLYGKKPGLSHLRTIGCLALAKNLTEHDKLMPRSKSAVHMGYSKVQKGYILFDLHNNSFFVRRDVQFREAIFPFAKADDPATQQLFVDNLQGLGTAPYVPSEEATCGHPDAGEQECVSTQTHPIVSDTDVSGPPLTRRSTRSKHPPIWLKDFVSLNAKQDVQYPLSNYVSYSHLSHSHQCFIAATSSVIEPTSYTEAVKDPRWVEAM; from the exons ATGATAGTAGGAGATGAGAGTCAAAAGACTTTGGTTACAGGAATCAACAATTTGGGACTATATGCATCAACTTCTGAGTTAGTGGCTATGTACTCGAGAATTGGAAACAGTTCAG GGGGCACACCAAAGAATCCTGCTACAAGGTGGTGGGGTATCCTCCAGATTtcaagtaaaaaagaaaggctcagAGTGCAAACATGGTCTATGCAGACACCAATAGCCTTACAAATCAATCTCAGCAGTCAG TCTGGTTCAAGAGCCAATGCACCTGATTACAATAAGGCAAACAATGCAGGTAAGGCTCTATGTGTAACTGAAAATAGTGATGTGTGGATAGTGGATACAGGGGCAACAAACCATATGGTGTCTAAACTGCAGATGCTATTAAAGGAATCTGTCCTTCAACTTAACACTCCTAAGGATGTGTGCTTACCAAATTGTGGTATCACTAAA GAACTCTACACTGGGAAGGTGAAGGAAGTTGGTAGAGAAGAGGGGGGTATGTATCTGCTATGGAATCAATTCACTCAAAGTGATGCAAGTAAGGCTAAGGAATCTGCATATTCTGTTGATGCTGGTTCTTTCACAGACAAGAAATCAGATATAGAGCTGTGGCATAAAAGGCTAGGACATGTGTCTTCAACT TATACTAAGAATCAGTTTGACAAGGTGGTCAAGGTCTTAAGGTCTGATAATGGTACTGAATTTGTGAATTCAGTATGTGATAATATATTCAAAACACTAGGTATTATCTATCAAAGGTCTTGTCCTtacactcctcaacaaaatAGAGTGACTGAGAGGAAACACAGACATCTACTAGAAGTAACCAGAGCCCTCAAGTTTCAAGCAAAAATACCTATCAGATTTTGGGGTCATTGTGTCCTAGCAGCTGCTTACCTGATCAATAGACTGCCTAGCAGTGTGCTTCAGTTCCAATCTCCATATGAAAGATTGTACGGCAAAAAACCAGGTTTATCTCATTTGAGAACCATTGGGTGCCTAGCTCTAGCCAAGAATCTCACTGAACATGACAAACTCATGCCCAGATCAAAGTCAGCTGTGCACATGGGGTACTCTAAAGTGCAGAAAGGCTATATCCTGTTTGACTTGCACAATAACTCATTCTTTGTCAGGAGGGATGTTCAGTTTAGAGAAGCCATATTTCCATTTGCCAAGGCTGATGACCCAGCCACCCAGCAACTATTTGTAGATAACCTACAAGGTCTAG GTACTGCTCCATATGTACCTtctgaagaggctacatgtggGCATCCAGATGCTGGTGAACAAGAGTGTGTGTCTACACAAACACACCCTATTGTAAGTGATACTGACGTGTCTGGGCCACCTCTTACTAGAAGATCTACCAGGTCCAAACATCCTCCCATATGGCTGAAGGATTTTGTCTCTCTGAATGCTAAACAGGATGTTCAATATCCTCTATCCAACTATGTAAGCTACTCTCATCTGTCACATTCTCATCAGTGCTTTATTGCAGCTACATCTTCTGTGATAGAACCTACCAGCTATACTGAAGCAGTCAAAGACCCAAGATGGGTTGAAGCTATGTAG